The proteins below are encoded in one region of Balaenoptera acutorostrata chromosome 11, mBalAcu1.1, whole genome shotgun sequence:
- the GDF3 gene encoding growth/differentiation factor 3 encodes MRNFPRPGIEPVPLQWKCGVLTTGQPDKEPSPKKFQPVPSILKRIFQDQEAAATTGVSQDLCYVKELGVSGNTLRLLSDQGFFLYSESLSQGCSRLQKLLSFNLSAIKDEERLTMAQLGLDLGPNTYYNLGPELELALSLVQEPHVRGQAAPKTGKMFALQSVPWPQGVLHFSLLDVAKRNNYPRKNLDLFLEILVKGGRASGVNFQLEDTCARLRRSLHASLLVVTLNPEQCHPPTRKRRAAIPASKASCKNLCHRHQLFINFRDLGWHKWIIAPKGFMANYCHGDCPFSLTTSLNSSNYAFMQALMHAIDPAVPQAVCIPTKLSPISMLYQDNDDNVILRHYENMVVDECGCG; translated from the exons ACAAAGAGCCTTCACCCAAGAAGTTCCAACCTGTGCCTTCCATCTTGAAGAGAATTTTCCAGGATCAAGAGGCAGCAGCAACCACCGGCGTCTCTCAAGACTTGTGCTACGTGAAGGAGCTGGGTGTCAGTGGGAACACACTCCGACTTCTCTCAGATCAAG gtttcttcctttACTCCGAGAGCCTTTCCCAAGGCTGCTCCCGCCTACAGAAGCTCCTCTCCTTTAACCTGTCTGCGATTAAAGATGAGGAGCGGTTAACAATGGCCCAGCTGGGCCTGGACTTGGGGCCCAACACTTACTATAACCTGGGACCAGAACTGGAATTGGCTCTGTCCCTGGTTCAGGAGCCACATGTGCGGGGCCAGGCCGCCCCAAAGACAGGTAAAATGTTCGCACTGCAGTCAGTACCATGGCCTCAAGGTGTCCTTCACTTCAGTCTGTTGGATGTGGCTAAGAGGAATAATTACCCCCGGAAGAACTTAGATTTGTTCCTAGAGATACTGGTCAAAGGAGGCAGAGCCTCTGGGGTGAATTTTCAGCTTGAGGACACCTGCGCCAGACTGAGACGTTCTCTTCACGCTTCCCTGTTGGTGGTCACCCTCAACCCTGAGCAGTGCCACCCTCCTACCCGCAAAAGGAGAGCAGCCATCCCTGCCTCTAAGGCTTCTTGCAAGAACCTCTGCCATCGTCACCAGCTGTTCATCAACTTCCGGGACCTGGGTTGGCACAAGTGGATCATCGCCCCCAAGGGTTTCATGGCAAATTACTGCCACGGAGATTGTCCTTTCTCACTGACCACCTCCCTCAACAGCTCCAATTATGCTTTCATGCAAGCGCTGATGCACGCCATTGACCCAGCAGTTCCCCAGGCTGTCTGCATTCCCACCAAGCTGTCCCCCATCTCCATGCTCTATCAGGACAACGATGACAATGTCATTCTACGGCATTATGAAAACATGGTAGTTGATGAGTGCGGGTGTGGCTAG